In Hydractinia symbiolongicarpus strain clone_291-10 chromosome 15, HSymV2.1, whole genome shotgun sequence, one DNA window encodes the following:
- the LOC130629120 gene encoding neuropeptide FF receptor 2-like, translating to MDCNETMTLLPLTENEEKYGQIARLNQTTGNTTSLNYDTEESFTFEKVSLSFVLITSVFGNIFLLAVLIKIRSVRLLVDKLILSMTVCNLLLVIIWLPVDLYLYINGLFPFGLFGCKAFPTIATYSYTAAIFTLVAIAFERRHAVLNPFEANMNKKKEYVMWIFIHGSAIIFASPSLHTSYDVESKLCYETWDITYRHTYTVLLFLMQYLSPVLIMTVCYFQAWKKINASKAIFSAQETVGRNGSKAGQFCLPERNIALFRQRLRQSRDLLKMFTAVVVVFIISAFPIHVIWLIRDFNKYRFSPILISITNITKYANCIVNPWIYGRLNKNFRKDFQILFWLVLGRKYGERLATRQQFRTQ from the coding sequence ATGGATTGCAACGAAACAATGACGCTTCTTCCTTTAACGGAGAATGAAGAAAAATATGGTCAAATTGCTAGACTAAATCAGACAACTGGAAACACTACTTCGTTAAATTACGATACAGAAGAATCTTTCACATTTGAAAAGGTTTCCTTATCATTTGTACTAATTACAAGTGTATTTGGTAACATTTTTTTGCTTGCTGTATTGATCAAGATAAGAAGTGTTCGTCTACTTGTAGACAAGTTAATTTTAAGCATGACGGTTTGCAATCTCCTTCTTGTCATTATCTGGTTGCCTGTGGATTTATACCTTTATataaatgggcttttcccgtttgGTTTGTTCGGTTGCAAGGCATTTCCGACCATAGCAACATATAGTTACACTGCAGCAATATTTACCTTGGTGGCAATCGCGTTTGAAAGAAGGCATGCTGTGCTAAATCCATTTGAAGCAAACATGAATAAGAAGAAAGAGTATGTCATGTGGATTTTCATTCATGGATCTGCAATTATCTTTGCGTCTCCTTCTTTGCATACATCATACGATGTCGAATCTAAGCTTTGCTATGAAACATGGGATATAACCTATCGGCATACCTACACCGTCCTTCTGTTTTTAATGCAGTACCTATCACCTGTCTTAATAATGACCGTTTGTTACTTTCAAGCGTGGAAGAAAATCAACGCTTCAAAAGCGATTTTCAGTGCACAAGAAACGGTAGGAAGAAATGGATCAAAAGCTGGACAATTCTGCTTACCAGAAAGAAATATAGCGCTATTTCGACAGCGTTTGAGACAAAGTCGAgacttattaaaaatgtttacagctGTGGTGGTAGTGTTTATCATCTCAGCATTTCCAATTCACGTGATATGGTTGATAAGGGATTTTAATAAGTATCGTTTTTCGCCAATACTGATCAGTATCACGAACATTACAAAATACGCAAATTGTATCGTCAATCCATGGATTTACGGTCGGCTGAACAAAAATTTCCGCAAAGATTTCCAAATTCTCTTCTGGCTTGTTCTTGGGAGAAAGTATGGAGAGAGGCTGGCTACGAGGCAGCAGTTTCGCACCCAGTAG
- the LOC130629119 gene encoding creatinase-like encodes MLSKLRMFTPGLQHVKKLSGITKRAPSSLSMGDLAPLVDCRQGEKTGSVFSNQEMENRLYKLREEMVARDIDVCVFTSHHNIAYYSEFLYCYFGRPYGLVVTMDNQTTISAKIDYGQPWRKTYGDNITYTDWQQDNYFKAVQQLVGDNKRIGLEFDHVHVHRMETFQSALPRATFVDVGIPTMKLRFIKSDEEIALIKNGARIADIGGEIAKEAICENVPEYEVALASTRAMVREIALTYPQTDIMDTWTWLQSGINTDGAHNPVTTRRIQKGDIISLNCFPIIAGYYTALERTMFLDHATEKQLELWEINCKVHRRGCEIIKPGVKCKDIANELNEIFKEYGLLKHRTFGYGHSFGMLSHYYGREAGLELREDIDTVIQPNMVLSMEPMITIPEGEPGAGGYREHDILVVGKDGAENITKFPFGPEHNIIRN; translated from the exons ATGTTGTCCAAACTTCGCATGTTTACACCTGGCTTGCAGCATGTTAAGAAGCTTTCTGGCATCACCAAAAGAGCTCCTTCGTCATTATCAATGGGTGATCTTGCGCCACTGGTGGATTGCAGACAAGGGGAAAAAACTGGAAGTGTTTTTAGCAATCAGGAGATGGAAAACAGACTATACAAACTTCGAGAAGAAATGGTCGCTAGAGATATTGATGTGTGCGTGTTTACTTCACACCATAACATTGCATACTACAgcgaatttttatattgttaCTTTGGTCGCCCTTATGGCTTAGTTGTAACTATGGACAACCAAACAACTATATCAGCAA AAATTGACTATGGACAACCTTGGAGAAAAACATACGGTGACAATATTACGTACACCGATTGGCAACAAGACAATTACTTCAAAGCTGTTCAGCAATTGGTTGGTGATAATAAAAGAATTGGGCTCGAATTCGATCATGTTCATGTCCATAGAATGGAAACATTCCAATCAGCATTGCCCCGTGCCACGTTCGTTGATGTTGGCATTCCAACGATGAAGTTGCGGTTTATCAAATCCGATGAAGAAATCGctctcattaaaaatg GAGCTCGCATTGCAGACATAGGTGGAGAAATAGCAAAAGAAGCTATATGTGAAAATGTCCCGGAGTACGAAGTAGCACTGGCTTCTACACGTGCAATGGTACGAGAAATTGCGTTAACATATCCACAAACAGATATAATGGATA CATGGACATGGTTGCAATCTGGTATAAATACCGACGGTGCTCATAATCCGGTCACGACACGCAGAATACAGAAAGGAGATATAATCAGTTTAAACTGCTTTCCTATAATCGCAGG ATACTATACAGCACTAGAAAGAACAATGTTTCTGGACCATGCCACAGAGAAGCAGCTGGAATTATGGGAGATCAATTGCAAAGTCCATCGACGTGGATGTGAAATCATAAAACCTGGCGTGAAGTGTAAAGACATAGCTAATGAATTAAACGAAATTTTCAAAGAATACGGTTTGCTTAAGCATCGTACCTTTGGATACGGTCATTCATTTGGTATGTTGTCTCATTATTACGGTAGAGAAGCTGGGTTGGAACTAAGAGAGGACATCGACACTGTCATTCAACCAAATATGGTTTTATCCATGGAGCCGATGATTACTATACCCGAAGGAGAGCCAGGTGCAGGTGGTTATAGAGAACACGATATTTTAGTAGTGGGGAAAGACGGAGCAGAAAACATCACAAAATTTCCCTTCGGTCCTGAACATAACATAATTAGGAATTAA